The genomic interval AGAAGAATTAATATTGACTCCATTTTGATGAAAGGCCCATGAATAAAGCCCGTCTTGAACCcaattttatcaaatcaaaatcaaaccaaaCCCAGTCGACGACCCAAGAACACAAGGACCAAACCGAAGATGCCGAATGCCGACGATCACCCACACGGGTCCCACCCACGTGGGAATTCGTTTCCTACATTCCTTCATTACTTAACGGAGCCGTCTCTATCCGTCACGGCCCATCACGTTCCGTCAAACAGCCCTCCCACTCTCTCCTCAGCGTCTCTCCCTCCTCCCCTAACGTCTTCCGTTCGAACCGTTCCCCTTTCCCCcaaccctaaccctaaccctaacgCCCCCCCATGGCCTCTTCCGTTGACGACGATTTCTCTCTCCTCGACGACCACCAAACTAATCCTAACCACCACCACGtcctccaccaccaccaccacccttCTTACGCGCAGATCCACGCGCCTCCTCCCGACAACCACGATGCCGAAGATGACTCCGATTCCGCCTTCCGCGGAGCCAACTTCgacaacaacaacaataacGTTACGTCCTCTGACGTTCGGATCGAGAAGAGAAGAGATCAAGAGGAGATAAATGATGGCGTTTTGAAGAGACCGAAGCAATCGACGACGGAGTATAGAAAAGACAGAGAAGAATGGAGCGACGCTGCGATAGGGTGTTTATTGGAAGCTTATATGGAGAAGCTGACGCAGCTGAACAGAGGGAATCTGAGAGGGAGGGATTGGGAGGACGTGGCGGCGGCGGTTAGCGAGCGATGCGAGAAGCAGAGCAAGAGCGTGGAGCAGTGCAAGAACAAGGTTGATAATCTGAAGAAGAGGTATAAGCTGGAGAGGCATAGGATGAGTGATGGCGGCGTCACGGTGAGCCATTGGCCTTGGTTTAAGAAAATGGAGGAGATTGTTGGGAATTCGCTGCCCGTAAAGGCGGTGCCTGATGAAGATAAGGGCGGAGCTTCTCCAGGAACTGCCGTTAGACAATCCAAAAGGTATATTTCGTTAGTTTAGcagataatataaatatttccgTTTATTATTGAGATTATTGTTATATTTGCTAATATTGCATGCGAATTCTCTAAGTTTCTTCATTAGGTTGTTGTCATAGTGAGCTTTTATATGATGCCACCAGGGAATAAATTAAAAGGTGGGTATGTTAGCataaaatcatcatcatcggaATAAAATTTTAGCAGGAAAAATGTGAGCAAAGCTTCTTGATTTTCACTCTTTTGTTCTTGAGTTTGTTAGTTGTTAATTTTGTCAAATACTCAAATCTGAAAAGGATGCTAGAAGCACTTGTGGATAATAACATTTGCCGGTTGTTTTGTACTAATTTTGTATTTGAAGAGTTTTATCTGTTAATATTATTGACTACAGCTTGTAATAAAACTATCGATGTCCTAGTTGTTGGTACATATCATGTTAGTGTGAACTGTATGGACTATTTTGTATATTTGTTCTTCTTTATAATACTAATAGAAATACCATCATGGTCGTGTGTATcctaatttatatttttacagCAGATATGCTTCAGCTACACCAAGTTCTGCAGGTCAGATAATTAGCATGAAGTCCAAAAGTCCTAAATGGCGCAGAGTGGTTTTTAAAATTAGTGGCGCTGCTCTTGCTTGCACTGGTCCTCACAATATTGACCCAAAGGTTTACCATGAGTTTCTTATCTAGTCAGTAACTATGATGCTATTATTATCAATATTGAATTCTTTAATTAGTTGTTTCTTTCTGATTATCAGGTGGCAATGCTGATCGCTAGGGAAGTTGCAATTGCATGTCGCCTTGGTGTAGAGGTAGTCGTTACTGCATTTTATCTCTTATAATTGGGGGGATGATTGCATCCTTTTGACAGGCaatggttttttgttttttattatttattatttttctccaGGTAGCAATAGTTGTTGGAGGTCGCAATTTCTTTTGCGGAGACACATGGGTTTCAGCAACTGGTTTAGATAGAAGTACTGCATATCAAATTGGGTAATGTGGTCACTGCTTAACTCACAATGGAGTATACTCTCTTTGATCTGCATGCCAACTTTgggttaattttgaaaaaaaatgaaaaagagagtAATGCTTAAGCTTAAACCTAGAGTGAGGCTTGTAAGACGAAGCTTGCTAATTTATAGCTGTCTTTGTATTGTAAATTGGCACAACTCCCTGTGATAGTTCTAGGTGTATAACTATACAGAGATACTTTTTAGTTGTTTCTGGAAATGACTCAAATTGAGTGGTATACGTATGCCTTGATGCCTGTAATGCTGTTTCTTGTTATATTCAACTAAACAAAACTAAAATGATAGAGTGGGTAACAAGAAATGATCTTAGTTATCAAATCTGTTTAGCTGACTTTCAATCTTCATGGGCTGACCATGGCaacattttattattcttatttattgATGTTAAATGTGTAGCAAACAGTTAGAATTGGGTTTTCAGCAGAAAGTTACCTGCTATTCCCATATAGGCAGCTATCTTGAGGAATACAAAGTGGTGCCTGATGTTGAAAGGATGGCATGGATACGGTGTTGAAGAAGGGAGAGGATTGGATCTTTACCAGCACAAGGAGTATTGAATAATCAACCACCGCAAGATTGATAAAAGTGGTTTTttatatgaagaaaattatCACATGAAAATTTTCTAGATGAATCTGTAGTGGAATTAGTTCATTCAAGTCCAATATGTTGATTGTGATGCTGCCtaataaatatgtttatgcaCTTACATATTCATTTCAGTATGAAACTAATCAAACCATGACCCCTTCAATTTACTGCAGCATGATGGCATCTGTGATGAATTCTATACTGCTGCAGTCATCATTGGAGAAAATGGGTGTTCAGACCCGTGTGCAAACTGCATTTTCAGTGCAAGAGGTTGCAGAACCATACAGTCGGCAACGGGCCATCCGTCATCTTGAAAAAGGTAGAGTTGTAATATTTGGTGGCATTGGTGCTGGCACTGGAAATCCACTCTTTTCTACTGACACAGCTGCAGCGCTTCGAGCTTCAGAAAGTATGGTTCTGTCTCTTCTGTTctttaaccattaaatatcttgAACTATAtgtcactctctctctctctctcttccacCTTCCATCAGTGACACAGAAAACTTGAACATATAGGCACCTTTGTGTTTTCCTGGTTCTCTGGTTTTAACATGTTTGCTTTTTTGTTCAGTTCATGCTGAGGCAGTTCTTAAAGGTACGAATGTTGATGGTGTTTATGACTGCCACTCCCAGGACAACAATGCTACATTTGAGCACATCTCCTTTAGAGAGTTAGTCTCTAGAGGTGCTACAGCCATGGACATGATGGCGTTGACCTTCTGTGAAGAGAATGGCATTCCTGGTTGGTATTCTTGTTGCCTTGATTTATAGTATTGATAAAGACATAAGTTATGGAAGATTAGTTCTGTCACTTTCAAAACATTGCTGGTCCAACTGTTTAATCTTGTGCTTGAAGTTTGTATCCCTTGTTCtgaaatttttatctattgCTGCCAATACAAGTTTCTAAATATGAGGTAACCTGTTGATATTAAGTACCATAGGATTGATAGCAtaccaattaaataaatttactttGGTACAGTTGTGGTCTTTAATCTTCTTCAGCCTGGAAACATCTCAAAAGCATTATGTGGAGACCAAGTTGGTACACTGATTGATCAAACTGGAAGGATAAGCTGATCTAGAACTACTTATCAGATGCATATTTAGTTGTGACCATGGATATTGAGTCAGATTACTGTTAATATAATTTAGTAACAACAAGTGTTCATGTAAATCCTGCTGCCGTGTTTCTACAACTGAGGTGTGGGTGGATTCTTGATTTGAAGATGCTGCTGCTGTAACATTTGGAGGCCAGGTTTTACCCTGCGATGCCAATAACTAATTATTCTCACAGCTAATTGCTTCATTGACAATTTGTATTCTCTTATGGTGCCAATACCCATCTTATTTAAATGTATTAGAAATTGTATCGACATATTGAAAGCATCAGATGTGGGAGATAGTTGCTGCAATGTACCATTAGTGATTTACAAGAATACAAGTGATACTCTTAGATTAGGATTAGAAGTGGTAAGTTGTCACAAGCTGAAACTTATTAATGGCAACTTGTACCAGGAACTATATTATTTGCAAATTTTAGGGTCTCTCAAATTGCATTCAATTTGTATTATTGTTTGGTTTGAGATTGCAATTAATAGAAGGGTGAGAACCGATGCCATGAAAACATCTATCTGCGCTGTACGTTTGAAGCATTTATGCATATACAAGGAATGGGGACTTTATATACTGCAATGCTTACATTTTCAGTGTATTCTAAACTGTGTGCATGACAATACTAATCAAAGCTCATGAGATATAATTTGCATTAGTTCTTTATGTACTAACAGGAATGGTATCAATCATCCAACAGAAGGGGATAAAACCATTGATGGAGCTTGTGTTCTTATCAACAAGTTTCAAGTGGTGGAATTTGGTGTGAACTATGATAGATGGTGGAGATTAATATTGCCTTTTCGATTATATAGGAGAATCAGCTGGCAGCGAGAAGGCAAACATTGATGAGAATCCAATGCCCCCCAAACCCAAGAATATTGGGATTCAAAGCAGTTTACTTTGAAAAGCGTTGGGATTTAGAAATCAATGGATTGATAGATTCCTTTGCTATTGCTGTTGGCTGCTATGCTGCCGCATTGAGGAGAATAAGATGATAATGAGTAATTAAGATGGAAAAACAGATGACACAGCTTGAGCAGTACATGACATGGTGCATTGTGTGTTTTACAATCCCACAGTTCTTTGTTGGTTGGCTGGCTTTGAGGTGCAAGGAGAACTGTTAATGGTGGAAATTATGGATAAATAGTCAATGATTCTTGTAAGAAACAAATTCTGCCCTCTGGTGGGTATTTCGTGGTGAACAAAAGGCCTGATTCTAATAAGTTGTTTTAGCCCTATGACAATCTGAGTGCCATTCTTAATTTGACCAACGTCAATGATACTTAAACAAGGGCATGCAGATTATGACTTGGCTATTGAGACAAGACAGGATGATTATGGCGTAATACAGCCAGGAGTAGCTGAATTGGGAGGAATCGTACTCTATTTCAAAGTTGAGGAAGCCTTTTATGTACATTTACATTACCACTTCATAGCTTCCCAGCAAACTGTAATAGGGTATTAAATGCAAACAGAGCGGCAAGGATTAACACTCTCAAGATTGAGTTGTCTTtggaaataattaataaactaattcaaaatgtcaaaattacaTTACAGAGCTGTAGTCTGAATAAAACTATCTTGGTTGCCTGGTGTGAAGATCATCAGTGATCTTCTTACCAGCAACAACGAGAGACATAAGGCTTACAAATATTACAAAGAAACACAAGGCAAACCAGGATCTAAGACAGAGCCACAAAGTGTGATAATTTGCAGCGAGATCATGCAGAtcaaagagagaagaagacGATGAAGCGTCCATTAACTAATTGATTTACCACTGGCAAATTATTGGCACTGAAAAGATCAGTAACCCGCCAGTCCATCTTCAGTGGTAGCGAGGGAAGGCGAAAGCGAATTGCGTGATTCATCATAATCCTCCCCTAAAGGAGACTGCTCCACCCGGATATCCTCAATCATTTTAGCTACTTCTGCCATTGTAGGCCTCTTTTCAGGCTGCGGAACCACACAGGCCAACCCTACATGGAGCATTGAGACAAGTTCCTCCTCAATGTTTTTGTACCTCAAAAGTTCTTGATCAAACACTTCCGCTGTCCACTCTTCCTTGACAACTGATCGAACCCATTTCGGAAGATCCACTGCCTGTTCTTCTTCCTCCACTCGAGGACGTGTTGGTGAAGGATACTGTGATGGAGCTCTCCCTGTAAGCACTTCCAACAGCAAGACTCCAAAACTGTAAACATCAGCCTTTTGAGAAAGTCTCTTGACTTCAGCTTGCTCAGGAGCCCTATATCCACCCAATCTTGCTATAGCATGGACAGGGTTTAAAAGCAGAGACAACCCGAAATCAGAAATCAACGCAACCCCATTTTTGTCAAGAAGCACATTCGAAGATTTCACGTTTCCATGTGGTATCTTTGGTGCACTATACTCTTCATGAATCTTTGCTAACCCTCGAGCTGCCCCTAACACCAAGCTGATTCTCGTAGTCCAATCCAGTGGAATCCTCCCTGGTCCTCTGTTCCCTATTTTCCAaccataaaaagaaaagaattacaCACCAAAATCAACAAATCTTGAAATATACAGAGAAATTTGTTCATGAGTATCCTGAAACACATAAACCATATGGTTCATCTGTTCTCAATGCATGGAAGGAAAATGTTTCCTTCACTAATAACCTACCATGAAGAAGCGAATGCAGGCTTCCATTAGGAAGATAATCATAAACAAGAAGCTTCTCCTCTTTAGCATAATAATAAGCTCTCAGTTTCACAACATTCGGATGCTTAACCTTCCCAATAACATCCATATACTGTTCAAACTCCTTCCTTGGACAAGGATTCGCATCCTTAAGTCTCTTAACAGCTACGGTACACCCATCATCAAGCACTGCTTTATAAACTGTTCCCAAACTCCCTTTTCCAAGCATTTCCGCCGAAGCTCTCAACAAATCTTCCAACTCAAACTGCTTCCTTCTCTCAAAAAACACCAGCTTACTCCTATCCGTTGCGTTTGTTCCATCACTGTCCGCTCCCCCACTTGCATAAGCTTTCTTTTCACTTCCATAACTACTTCCACTCCTCCTTTTCTCGCTCTCGCTACCGGCTTTCGAAACACTCTCTCCCCTGTTTCTTCCACAGTAGTAAGCCACAACAAAAGAAGCCACCACCAAAAACACCACACAATTTGCTACTACAATTGCAACTATAGCACCAGGGCTTAACCCTTTACGTGCCTTAGCTTTGTCTTGTCCGATGATTGGTGTCTGCGGCATTGAGCTCGGGTTCGATGGAACTGTCTGGGCCGATGCATCCACCGGTGGAGACCCTGTAAAGGAACAAACCGGCAATGGACTTGGCCCACAGAGCCCTTCATTTCCTGTAAAGCTTTGTTCAGTAAATTTTTT from Theobroma cacao cultivar B97-61/B2 chromosome 5, Criollo_cocoa_genome_V2, whole genome shotgun sequence carries:
- the LOC18598134 gene encoding leucine-rich repeat receptor-like protein kinase PXC1 — encoded protein: MNYFPHQCSFFLLSTLLLYLLPLSFSSPSSPNDTSALTLFRLQADTHGNLLSNWTGHDACSSTWRGVVCSSTGRVTALSLPSLSLRGPITSLFLLDQLRILDLQNNRLNGSVSTLTNCTNLKLVYLADNDFSGEIPPQISLLKRLLRLDLSNNNIGGNIPKEISGLNRLITLRLQNNALTGQIPDFSSSLKNLKELNLTYNEFYGRLPESLLKKFTEQSFTGNEGLCGPSPLPVCSFTGSPPVDASAQTVPSNPSSMPQTPIIGQDKAKARKGLSPGAIVAIVVANCVVFLVVASFVVAYYCGRNRGESVSKAGSESEKRRSGSSYGSEKKAYASGGADSDGTNATDRSKLVFFERRKQFELEDLLRASAEMLGKGSLGTVYKAVLDDGCTVAVKRLKDANPCPRKEFEQYMDVIGKVKHPNVVKLRAYYYAKEEKLLVYDYLPNGSLHSLLHGNRGPGRIPLDWTTRISLVLGAARGLAKIHEEYSAPKIPHGNVKSSNVLLDKNGVALISDFGLSLLLNPVHAIARLGGYRAPEQAEVKRLSQKADVYSFGVLLLEVLTGRAPSQYPSPTRPRVEEEEQAVDLPKWVRSVVKEEWTAEVFDQELLRYKNIEEELVSMLHVGLACVVPQPEKRPTMAEVAKMIEDIRVEQSPLGEDYDESRNSLSPSLATTEDGLAGY
- the LOC18598133 gene encoding uncharacterized protein LOC18598133, producing MASSVDDDFSLLDDHQTNPNHHHVLHHHHHPSYAQIHAPPPDNHDAEDDSDSAFRGANFDNNNNNVTSSDVRIEKRRDQEEINDGVLKRPKQSTTEYRKDREEWSDAAIGCLLEAYMEKLTQLNRGNLRGRDWEDVAAAVSERCEKQSKSVEQCKNKVDNLKKRYKLERHRMSDGGVTVSHWPWFKKMEEIVGNSLPVKAVPDEDKGGASPGTAVRQSKRYASATPSSAGQIISMKSKSPKWRRVVFKISGAALACTGPHNIDPKVAMLIAREVAIACRLGVEVAIVVGGRNFFCGDTWVSATGLDRSTAYQIGMMASVMNSILLQSSLEKMGVQTRVQTAFSVQEVAEPYSRQRAIRHLEKGRVVIFGGIGAGTGNPLFSTDTAAALRASEIHAEAVLKGTNVDGVYDCHSQDNNATFEHISFRELVSRGATAMDMMALTFCEENGIPVVVFNLLQPGNISKALCGDQVGTLIDQTGRIS